CGGTATCAAATTCTTTTGATAAATTTTTCATAATTGACTGAATGGAATGAAGATAGCGGTTTTCTTCGTTTGGCAAAATAACATCAAAATCTTTTGGTAAGATATTCACACAAACAGGCGGTTCTCGTTCAGCAAGCAGAATCAGATAATCCTCCAACAGAGTATCCCATGTTTGTTTATCGATAACGCCCGTGACGGGAAGTCCTCTGAAATTCTGAAACCATTTTACGGAAGCTTCGGTTTGCTCTCCAAAAATTCCATCAGGAATCACGGTTGGCATTTCTTCATATTTGTTTCCGATTTCTCTTAAAAAGGTTTGTGCACTTCGTATGGGTTGCCCTAAAAACGGAGAAAAATCGTTCACGGATGTATTCAAATAATAAAACTCCTTTCTAATTGGGATCACGATCATTTAAACGCAGTTCTTTTCCAGGGTACTGAGTTGGACGTGATGTTAAAGCTGATACCTCTGTTCGGTAAGTTCCTGCAATAGAATTCCAGGTTTCTTCATCCACTCTTCCGGTAGTGGGAAGACCAAATTCTCTCTGATAACTGATAACAGCTTGACGTGTCTGAGGCCCGAAATTTCCTGTCGGTGTTACAGAATTAATCTCAGGATACGATAACGAAATAATATTCAAATACTGTTGCAACGTGGTGACTGCTGATCCCGTAGATCCAAATTCCAAAACAGTTCCATCGTATGGTTCAGTTTTAATTCCGAAAACTTCTTCGTCCAGGAAAACAGTGTCTACAATTCCCTTGAACACTGCATACATTTTATCCCAGGTTTTTTCTCCCACAATTCCATCTTGCTCTAACCCGTATTCCTTTTGAAAAGCAATAACTGCATTTTTTGTTTCAGGGCCGAAATTTCCGTCAATTTCCACAAAAGGAATATTGGGATCAAATCCCGCAAAAATAGATAAAAAATATTGTAATATTGTTACCTTTTCTCCAGTGTTCCCTTCAGAAATGGCATCGGGATACTGCAAGTTCAATCCAAACAACCTCTGTCCTTCAGAATCCAATTCATTTAATCTTAAAATTCCTGTATATAGGTAAACCAGTCGATACCAAGTTGCTTTTCCTACAACCCCATCAGCAGTTAAATTAAAAATTTGCTGAAAGGTGCGAACAGCCTCTTCCGTATTTTCCCCGAAAATTCCATCCACAGGATTGATTTTCGGAATCAGAGGATAGTTTTGGGATATTTGATTTAATTCTCTTTGAATAACCTTTACATATGGACCGCTATCGCCTCTTCTGATTGGTGTACCAGGATAAGATTCTCGGAATTCTCGAATTGGTGCATCATTCACCAACTCAATATTGTATCCGTAGTAATAATATAAAATATCTAATGTGGAATAACCTTGCTGTGCTAAATTTTCGCTTCCCCACTGGGAAAGTCCTTCGCAAGTAACTGTGGTACCGTTGCAATATTTTGCAGCCAAAGGTTCGGCAACTCCGATTTCACGGATATAATCATTAAAAATTTCATTCACAATACGATCTATATTATCAAAGATATTTCTTCCTTTGATAAATTTTTGGTCAATTGCCGTGGAATTTGTAATATCAAAATTATAGCCACGACTACGGTAATACTCGGTATAAACACGGTTTAAAGCAAAAGATATCTGAGCATAAATGTTTGCTCGGATTGCCGATTCATCCCATGTGGGATAAATTTCAGAGGAAGCAACATTTTTGATATAATCAGGAAAGGTGACAGTCACATTTTCCGCGTTGGAATCCGGCGGTCCCAAATGAACCGTAATATACTGCGGAATAAAAGGTGTAACAGTAATTGCCATAAAAGATTCCTCCTTTATAAATTCTGTGGCGGGATAGGATAAATGGTTTCTGCTGTTTTAGGATTTTGAAATTCGTCCAGCGGAATCATATTCACATTTTGAATGGATTCTCGATTAGGAAAAATCTGCACGTTTTTTATCAGAATTTTTTGATACATTGGATGTGTGATTAAAATATCCACAACAGAAAACGGAGCACTGTCCCCTACCTTTCCCGGTGATAATGACAAATCAACGTCAGGAGTTTCCAGTTCGAATGCTGTGGTAAGTCCTTCCTCATTTGTGGAACGAAAACCGATAAGATTTTGTGTTCCGCTTTCTAATAAGGATACGCGGGCATTTTTGATGGGAATTGCCATCCTCGCTGTGTACACAAACACAATAAGAGATCCTTTCTCAGCCATTTTTGTCATCCTTTCTATGGAAGTTTAATTTTTTTCATAAATTCTTCAGTCGAAATCCCTTCCGGACGGTTATAACGCCCTAACATATACAAGCACCCTTTATTCTTTGAAATTTGATTGATCCTTTCATAACAGGATAAACTTGCAAAAAAACCTGTTTCTTCTAATGTCTTTTGAGATTCGGGACAAATATATCCAAACGGATAAGTAAAGGTAACCGACGGTTGAATACCGGATTTCTCCTTTAATGCAGATTGCAACTTCACCAAATCACTTTTTAAATTATTTCTGTATTCCGCTATCGCTTCTCCTTCTAAAATATTGCAGCCCTTTCGTCCCTCTTTTTCGTGAAGATCATAAGTGTGATTAGCAATTTCAATCCGTCCGCTATCTTCCAAATTTTTGATATCACCCCAAGTAAGATAAGAATAATTCGGATTATGTCCGTCAGCTTTGGAAAATTGTTCCGTATAACTTCCTACAACAGAAATGACTGCCTTCATCTGATATTTTTCTAAAAGTGGTAACAAATAAACCATATTGTTATAGTGTCCATCATCAAATGTTAACACAATCGGTTTTTCCGGTAATGGTGCATCTTCATAAACATATGCTATTAAATCTTTTACCAAAACCGTTTCGTACCCATTATTACGAAGATATATCATATCATATTCCAATGTAGACGGCGTTACAACATATTCTCCGCTTCTGTCAGGATCTTTCAGAACACTGTGATACATCAAAATCGGAACTGATATCTCTTTAGATTCGGTACTTGCTTTTACTGAAGCGTAAGTACAAATTCCGGTTATCAATACAGTCAGAATTAAAAAACAGATGAGTAACTGTTTCCCTTTTGTAATACAAATGAACATAATATTTCTCCTGTCATGGAATTCAATAATTATTTTATGAGAGTAGCTCTCTAAACATAACCATAAAAAAATAACGATGCATTCTTTTAAAATGTACATCGTTATTTTTATAAATATTACAAAATCATAGGATAATCACCACGGGACAAATCAACAATCAAACCTATCGATTCAATTTCCGTTTTGAGTTGATCGAAACTTTCCGCAGTTTCTTCTCCAATGGCGATTTTATTTTGATATAGCAAATAATTTTTACG
This portion of the Oscillospiraceae bacterium genome encodes:
- a CDS encoding spore cortex-lytic protein, with translation MAITVTPFIPQYITVHLGPPDSNAENVTVTFPDYIKNVASSEIYPTWDESAIRANIYAQISFALNRVYTEYYRSRGYNFDITNSTAIDQKFIKGRNIFDNIDRIVNEIFNDYIREIGVAEPLAAKYCNGTTVTCEGLSQWGSENLAQQGYSTLDILYYYYGYNIELVNDAPIREFRESYPGTPIRRGDSGPYVKVIQRELNQISQNYPLIPKINPVDGIFGENTEEAVRTFQQIFNLTADGVVGKATWYRLVYLYTGILRLNELDSEGQRLFGLNLQYPDAISEGNTGEKVTILQYFLSIFAGFDPNIPFVEIDGNFGPETKNAVIAFQKEYGLEQDGIVGEKTWDKMYAVFKGIVDTVFLDEEVFGIKTEPYDGTVLEFGSTGSAVTTLQQYLNIISLSYPEINSVTPTGNFGPQTRQAVISYQREFGLPTTGRVDEETWNSIAGTYRTEVSALTSRPTQYPGKELRLNDRDPN
- a CDS encoding polysaccharide deacetylase family protein; this encodes MFICITKGKQLLICFLILTVLITGICTYASVKASTESKEISVPILMYHSVLKDPDRSGEYVVTPSTLEYDMIYLRNNGYETVLVKDLIAYVYEDAPLPEKPIVLTFDDGHYNNMVYLLPLLEKYQMKAVISVVGSYTEQFSKADGHNPNYSYLTWGDIKNLEDSGRIEIANHTYDLHEKEGRKGCNILEGEAIAEYRNNLKSDLVKLQSALKEKSGIQPSVTFTYPFGYICPESQKTLEETGFFASLSCYERINQISKNKGCLYMLGRYNRPEGISTEEFMKKIKLP